TGGGCGAACTGGACGAGATCGGTCGGGCGGCAGTCCTTCGTGGCGCCGATGTCGAGGAGAACGAAGCCGTCCTTCTCGTTCGGGACGAACGTCGCGATGGCGGGGCGGCGGACGCCCGGTAGGCGCCCGAGGATGAGGAGAGACGCGGCGACGACCGCGCTCGTGTTCCCCGCGCTCACGAACGCGTCGGCTTTTCCCTCCTTGTGAAGCTGAAGCCCGCGCGCGATCGAGGAGTCGCGCTTTCGCCGGGAGGCGGCGGCGCCGTGCTCCTCCATCTGGATCGTCTCGCTCGCGTGCTCGACCTCCACGCGGGGGTCGAAGTCCCCGTGGACGGCGAGCTCGCGGCGGATCCGCTCCTCGTCGCCGACGAGGATGACCCCGACCTCCTCGGAGTTCTCGCGAAGGAACCGCGCGACGCCGGCCGCCACGGTTCCGACGCCCGAGTCCCCGCCCATCGCATCAACGGCGATCCGCAAGTCGCGTCCCCCGCGTCTTACTCGACGATGACGACCCGTCGTCCTCGGTAGTAGCCGCAATGCGGGCAGATGCGGTGCGGCGGCTTCGGCTGTCCGCAGTGGGA
The nucleotide sequence above comes from Candidatus Eisenbacteria bacterium. Encoded proteins:
- the rpmF gene encoding 50S ribosomal protein L32 — translated: MGLPKRRISKARKRKRRTHQKLAVVRPTLCSHCGQPKPPHRICPHCGYYRGRRVVIVE